A DNA window from Halichondria panicea chromosome 16, odHalPani1.1, whole genome shotgun sequence contains the following coding sequences:
- the LOC135350376 gene encoding ubinuclein-2-like isoform X2: protein MAVVNGDHKKISKKERTSHRFDLELVSPTQDSFSEFSYLQMVRERKKEKLSISSSSLLNDTSFSGLSGLNASGSSQQMASITRKLEEKYRSKPSKKRKRIIHDSDYIDRGCGYDLDDPFVDDSEFYEDFVPDNVDTKFGGFYVNTGELEFKAAEDINDIDFVVKKKPKITKQPSHQTPQAILASQKLKKAKQHAALHKAPSGTKKLLFTTATSSQVSIKPPPPKKPRKKLHTEPAKQALSKYPAVPISIGEKSVSVLIFPTAAEGPITSSDTIQGVPSISSQVKKEKIVEKPPPVLPSSLPQPVLDTVTKLAMKVIADQAEGKVTNRQREVYNEILLKVESACKSLQMKTRNAVFEYLAHRLGVARGTLTKRMKQLAKKKEDDALEGPILNLKQAIELSMPKQLTLYEEELNKARSESTSSLIDKSTEVDEDTRTDDVFDESSLLPVPVSQFSGGQAFTGQVPSNQSVSGQVEGVTTKQKRLPRKKYRWAENDEVKRLLSEVVRVKVHSEETFSRLNKEKGEDVINQFLEDKIRLLWPKGWMQKSILYKITEPIHKSYTTPLPKKGIPTIRKEKQPCATVKKQASLSGIPQQPKKVSYSQSSPSMDTLSTTASTVSPRLMGVVQNMLTTNHDINSVERMISNASQAVVEKHQQTLSLSSSQTAAKAIGSLPQTIMSGGQLASYPEATRIIGKNPTVFSMSNLKSVKTGSSIVHPLMATKPIPAVILAQPVVSITKVSQDPPKVPPVQTVSAPRLQHFKVSQIGASSSLTPLSHSQTSTLLLTAQAQSAFLKSKIPTSTVPKSAIGTPTSAKTSIPEVFASGPQVHFPIETPHILSANPSAGTFQSHVSRVHPTTVFSHQLNTCPQQSQPQTLMSPPKIKPNKMPCIQNGPLSNQVSDRMTSVSANNPVQSPVEQIFQEHCYLKTDSGVGVGVGATARSSGASSVKLDQEMPS, encoded by the exons ATGGCAGTTGTGAATGGAGACCATAAAAAAATCAGCAAAAAGGAGCGAACCAGTCACAGGTTTGACCTTGAACTTGTTTCACCAACTCAGGACTCTTTTAGTGAATTCTCATACCTTCAAATGGTGCGGGAAAGGAAGAAGGAG AAACTAAGCATCAGCTCAAGTTCATTATTGAATGACACTAGCTTTTCTGGTCTGTCAGGATTGAATGCCAGTGGCTCCAGTCAACAAATGGCATCGATTACAAGGAAGCTGGAGGAAAAATAT AGGTCCAAACCATCCAAGAAACGGAAACGTATCATTCATGACTCG GATTACATAGACCGAGGGTGTGGCTACGATCTGGATGATCCTTTTGTGGATGACTCTGAGTTT tatgaAGATTTTGTGCCAGATAACGTGGATACCAAGTTTGGTGGTTTCTACGTCAATACTGGGGAACTGGAATTTAAGGCAGCAGAAGACATTAA TGACATAGATTTTGTCGTGAAAAAGAAGCCAAAGATCACGAAACAGCCGAGTCACCAAACACCACAGGCCATATTAGCAAG CCAAAAACTAAAAAAAGCCAAGCAACATGCAGCTCTTCATAAAGCACCAAGTGGAACTAAGAAGTTGCTGTTCACAACAGCCACTTCTAGTCAAGTTTCCATCAAACCTCCCCCTCCAAAGAAACCTCGCAAGAAACTACATACCGAACCTGCTAAACAGGCACTCTCCAAGTATCCAGCTGTTCCGATCAGCATTGGGGAGAAATCTGTATCTGTTCTCATATTTCCTACTGCTGCAGAGGGCCCGATAACATCTTCAGATACCATTCAGGGTGTGCCAAGTATTTCTAGTCAGGTGAAGAAAGAGAAAATAGTGGAGAAGCCACCTCCTGTTTTACCCAGTAGCCTACCACAACCTGTACTGGACACTGTTACTAAACTGGCAATg AAAGTGATTGCTGATCAAGCAGAAGGGAAGGTGACCAACAGGCAACGAGAAGTATACAACGAGATACTTTTGAA GGTTGAATCCGCTTGTAAGAGTTTGCAGATGAAGACAAGGAAT GCGGTGTTTGAGTACCTAGCTCACAGACTTGGAGTGGCCAGGGGTACCCTCACCAAAAGGATGAAGCAACTAGCTAAGAAAAAAGAA gATGATGCTTTAGAGGGTCCAATCTTGAATCTTAAACAAG CTATTGAACTCAGCATGCCCAAGCAGTTAACCCTGTATGAGGAGGAGCTAAACAAAGCAAGGTCGGAGTCCACGTCTTCCTTAATAGATAAG AGTACCGAAGTGGATGAGGACACTCGAACTGACGATGTATTTGATGAGTCATCTCTACTACCAGTACCAGTCAGTCAGTTTTCAGGAGGGCAAGCATTTACAGGCCAAGTGCCAAGTAACCAGAGTGTGTCTGGGCAAGTGGAGGGGGTCACTACAAAGCAGAAGAGACTTCCCAGGAAGAAGTATCGTTGGGCAGAGAATGATGAAGTCAA gagacTTCTGAGTGAGGTGGTTAGAGTGAAAGTTCATAGTGAAGAAACATTTAGTCGTTTAAACAAGGAGAAAGGAGAGGATGTCATTAAT CAATTTTTAGAGGACAAGATTAGGCTGTTATGGCCAAAGGGATGGATGCAAAAAAG CATACTATACAAGATTACTGAGCCAATACATAAGAGCTACACGACTCCACT CCCAAAGAAGGGGATCCCTACCATAAGGAAAGAGAAACAGCCCTGTGCTACAGTCAAGAAGCAAGCCAGCCTTTCAGGCATTCCTCAGCAGCCAAAAAAAGTGTCCTATTCGCAATCTAGTCCATCTATGGATACATTATCGACAACTGCAAGCACTGTGTCTCCACGATTAATGGGTGTGGTGCAAAACATGCTTACTACGAATCATGATATCAATAGTGTTGAACGAATGATTTCTAATGCCTCCCAGGCAGTCGTGGAAAAACACCAACAAACACTAAGCCTATCCTCCTCTCAAACTGCTGCGAAAGCTATTGGATCTTTACCACAGACCATTATGTCTGGAGGGCAACTTGCTTCATACCCTGAAGCCACACGAATTATTGGAAAAAATCCTACTGTGTTCTCAATGTCCAATTTGAAGAGTGTAAAAACTGGTTCAAGCATTGTTCATCCGTTGATGGCTACTAAGCCTATTCCTGCAGTAATTTTAGCTCAACCAGTGGTGTCAATCACGAAAGTGTCCCAGGATCCCCCAAAAGTACCACCAGTCCAGACGGTGTCTGCACCAAGATTACAACATTTCAAAGTCAGTCAAATTGGAGCCTCTTCTAGTCTAACCCCTCTGTCTCACTCTCAAACCAGCACGCTGTTGCTCACAGCTCAAGCTCAAAGTGCTTTTTTGAAATCCAAAATTCCTACATCAACTGTTCCAAAATCTGCTATTGGCACACCGACCAGTGCTAAAACGTCAATTCCGGAAGTGTTTGCTTCAGGTCCACAAGTTCACTTCCCAATTGAGACACCACACATTCTGTCCGCAAACCCAAGTGCGGGCACATTTCAATCTCATGTCAGCAGAGTTCACCCAACTACTGTTTTTTCTCATCAACTCAATACATGCCCTCAGCAGAGCCAACCACAAACTCTAATGTCTCCACCAAAGATCAAGCCCAACAAAATGCCTTGTATTCAAAATGGTCCTTTATCGAACCAAGTAAGCGATCGTATGACTAGTGTATCTGCTAACAACCCAGTGCAATCTCCCGTGGAACAGATTTTCCAGGAACACTGCTATCTGAAGACCGATAGTGGTGTTGGTGTAGGTGTAGGTGCAACTGCAAGGTCCAGTGGTGCCTCTAGTGTGAAACTTGATCAAGAGATGCCCTCATGA
- the LOC135350376 gene encoding ubinuclein-2-like isoform X3, translating to MAVVNGDHKKISKKERTSHRFDLELVSPTQDSFSEFSYLQMVRERKKEVNSTMSGWKTQKLSISSSSLLNDTSFSGLSGLNASGSSQQMASITRKLEEKYRSKPSKKRKRIIHDSDYIDRGCGYDLDDPFVDDSEFYEDFVPDNVDTKFGGFYVNTGELEFKAAEDINDIDFVVKKKPKITKQPSHQTPQAILASQKLKKAKQHAALHKAPSGTKKLLFTTATSSQVSIKPPPPKKPRKKLHTEPAKQALSKYPAVPISIGEKSVSVLIFPTAAEGPITSSDTIQGVPSISSQVKKEKIVEKPPPVLPSSLPQPVLDTVTKLAMKVIADQAEGKVTNRQREVYNEILLKVESACKSLQMKTRNAVFEYLAHRLGVARGTLTKRMKQLAKKKEDDALEGPILNLKQAIELSMPKQLTLYEEELNKARSESTSSLIDKSTEVDEDTRTDDVFDESSLLPVPVSQFSGGQAFTGQVPSNQSVSGQVEGVTTKQKRLPRKKYRWAENDEVKRLLSEVVRVKVHSEETFSRLNKEKGEDVINQFLEDKIRLLWPKGWMQKSILYKITEPIHKSYTTPLPKKGIPTIRKEKQPCATVKKQASLSGIPQQPKKVSYSQSSPSMDTLSTTASTVSPRLMGVVQNMLTTNHDINSVERMISNASQAVVEKHQQTLSLSSSQTAAKAIGSLPQTIMSGGQLASYPEATRIIGKNPTVFSMSNLKSVKTGSSIVHPLMATKPIPAVILAQPVVSITKVSQDPPKVPPVQTVSAPRLQHFKVSQIGASSSLTPLSHSQTSTLLLTAQAQSAFLKSKIPTSTVPKSAIGTPTSAKTSIPEVFASGPQVHFPIETPHILSANPSAGTFQSHVSRVHPTTVFSHQLNTCPQQSQPQTLMSPPKIKPNKMPCIQNGPLSNQIFQEHCYLKTDSGVGVGVGATARSSGASSVKLDQEMPS from the exons ATGGCAGTTGTGAATGGAGACCATAAAAAAATCAGCAAAAAGGAGCGAACCAGTCACAGGTTTGACCTTGAACTTGTTTCACCAACTCAGGACTCTTTTAGTGAATTCTCATACCTTCAAATGGTGCGGGAAAGGAAGAAGGAGGTGAATAGTACAATGAGTGGGTGGAAAACACAG AAACTAAGCATCAGCTCAAGTTCATTATTGAATGACACTAGCTTTTCTGGTCTGTCAGGATTGAATGCCAGTGGCTCCAGTCAACAAATGGCATCGATTACAAGGAAGCTGGAGGAAAAATAT AGGTCCAAACCATCCAAGAAACGGAAACGTATCATTCATGACTCG GATTACATAGACCGAGGGTGTGGCTACGATCTGGATGATCCTTTTGTGGATGACTCTGAGTTT tatgaAGATTTTGTGCCAGATAACGTGGATACCAAGTTTGGTGGTTTCTACGTCAATACTGGGGAACTGGAATTTAAGGCAGCAGAAGACATTAA TGACATAGATTTTGTCGTGAAAAAGAAGCCAAAGATCACGAAACAGCCGAGTCACCAAACACCACAGGCCATATTAGCAAG CCAAAAACTAAAAAAAGCCAAGCAACATGCAGCTCTTCATAAAGCACCAAGTGGAACTAAGAAGTTGCTGTTCACAACAGCCACTTCTAGTCAAGTTTCCATCAAACCTCCCCCTCCAAAGAAACCTCGCAAGAAACTACATACCGAACCTGCTAAACAGGCACTCTCCAAGTATCCAGCTGTTCCGATCAGCATTGGGGAGAAATCTGTATCTGTTCTCATATTTCCTACTGCTGCAGAGGGCCCGATAACATCTTCAGATACCATTCAGGGTGTGCCAAGTATTTCTAGTCAGGTGAAGAAAGAGAAAATAGTGGAGAAGCCACCTCCTGTTTTACCCAGTAGCCTACCACAACCTGTACTGGACACTGTTACTAAACTGGCAATg AAAGTGATTGCTGATCAAGCAGAAGGGAAGGTGACCAACAGGCAACGAGAAGTATACAACGAGATACTTTTGAA GGTTGAATCCGCTTGTAAGAGTTTGCAGATGAAGACAAGGAAT GCGGTGTTTGAGTACCTAGCTCACAGACTTGGAGTGGCCAGGGGTACCCTCACCAAAAGGATGAAGCAACTAGCTAAGAAAAAAGAA gATGATGCTTTAGAGGGTCCAATCTTGAATCTTAAACAAG CTATTGAACTCAGCATGCCCAAGCAGTTAACCCTGTATGAGGAGGAGCTAAACAAAGCAAGGTCGGAGTCCACGTCTTCCTTAATAGATAAG AGTACCGAAGTGGATGAGGACACTCGAACTGACGATGTATTTGATGAGTCATCTCTACTACCAGTACCAGTCAGTCAGTTTTCAGGAGGGCAAGCATTTACAGGCCAAGTGCCAAGTAACCAGAGTGTGTCTGGGCAAGTGGAGGGGGTCACTACAAAGCAGAAGAGACTTCCCAGGAAGAAGTATCGTTGGGCAGAGAATGATGAAGTCAA gagacTTCTGAGTGAGGTGGTTAGAGTGAAAGTTCATAGTGAAGAAACATTTAGTCGTTTAAACAAGGAGAAAGGAGAGGATGTCATTAAT CAATTTTTAGAGGACAAGATTAGGCTGTTATGGCCAAAGGGATGGATGCAAAAAAG CATACTATACAAGATTACTGAGCCAATACATAAGAGCTACACGACTCCACT CCCAAAGAAGGGGATCCCTACCATAAGGAAAGAGAAACAGCCCTGTGCTACAGTCAAGAAGCAAGCCAGCCTTTCAGGCATTCCTCAGCAGCCAAAAAAAGTGTCCTATTCGCAATCTAGTCCATCTATGGATACATTATCGACAACTGCAAGCACTGTGTCTCCACGATTAATGGGTGTGGTGCAAAACATGCTTACTACGAATCATGATATCAATAGTGTTGAACGAATGATTTCTAATGCCTCCCAGGCAGTCGTGGAAAAACACCAACAAACACTAAGCCTATCCTCCTCTCAAACTGCTGCGAAAGCTATTGGATCTTTACCACAGACCATTATGTCTGGAGGGCAACTTGCTTCATACCCTGAAGCCACACGAATTATTGGAAAAAATCCTACTGTGTTCTCAATGTCCAATTTGAAGAGTGTAAAAACTGGTTCAAGCATTGTTCATCCGTTGATGGCTACTAAGCCTATTCCTGCAGTAATTTTAGCTCAACCAGTGGTGTCAATCACGAAAGTGTCCCAGGATCCCCCAAAAGTACCACCAGTCCAGACGGTGTCTGCACCAAGATTACAACATTTCAAAGTCAGTCAAATTGGAGCCTCTTCTAGTCTAACCCCTCTGTCTCACTCTCAAACCAGCACGCTGTTGCTCACAGCTCAAGCTCAAAGTGCTTTTTTGAAATCCAAAATTCCTACATCAACTGTTCCAAAATCTGCTATTGGCACACCGACCAGTGCTAAAACGTCAATTCCGGAAGTGTTTGCTTCAGGTCCACAAGTTCACTTCCCAATTGAGACACCACACATTCTGTCCGCAAACCCAAGTGCGGGCACATTTCAATCTCATGTCAGCAGAGTTCACCCAACTACTGTTTTTTCTCATCAACTCAATACATGCCCTCAGCAGAGCCAACCACAAACTCTAATGTCTCCACCAAAGATCAAGCCCAACAAAATGCCTTGTATTCAAAATGGTCCTTTATCGAACCAA ATTTTCCAGGAACACTGCTATCTGAAGACCGATAGTGGTGTTGGTGTAGGTGTAGGTGCAACTGCAAGGTCCAGTGGTGCCTCTAGTGTGAAACTTGATCAAGAGATGCCCTCATGA
- the LOC135350376 gene encoding ubinuclein-2-like isoform X1, translating into MAVVNGDHKKISKKERTSHRFDLELVSPTQDSFSEFSYLQMVRERKKEVNSTMSGWKTQKLSISSSSLLNDTSFSGLSGLNASGSSQQMASITRKLEEKYRSKPSKKRKRIIHDSDYIDRGCGYDLDDPFVDDSEFYEDFVPDNVDTKFGGFYVNTGELEFKAAEDINDIDFVVKKKPKITKQPSHQTPQAILASQKLKKAKQHAALHKAPSGTKKLLFTTATSSQVSIKPPPPKKPRKKLHTEPAKQALSKYPAVPISIGEKSVSVLIFPTAAEGPITSSDTIQGVPSISSQVKKEKIVEKPPPVLPSSLPQPVLDTVTKLAMKVIADQAEGKVTNRQREVYNEILLKVESACKSLQMKTRNAVFEYLAHRLGVARGTLTKRMKQLAKKKEDDALEGPILNLKQAIELSMPKQLTLYEEELNKARSESTSSLIDKSTEVDEDTRTDDVFDESSLLPVPVSQFSGGQAFTGQVPSNQSVSGQVEGVTTKQKRLPRKKYRWAENDEVKRLLSEVVRVKVHSEETFSRLNKEKGEDVINQFLEDKIRLLWPKGWMQKSILYKITEPIHKSYTTPLPKKGIPTIRKEKQPCATVKKQASLSGIPQQPKKVSYSQSSPSMDTLSTTASTVSPRLMGVVQNMLTTNHDINSVERMISNASQAVVEKHQQTLSLSSSQTAAKAIGSLPQTIMSGGQLASYPEATRIIGKNPTVFSMSNLKSVKTGSSIVHPLMATKPIPAVILAQPVVSITKVSQDPPKVPPVQTVSAPRLQHFKVSQIGASSSLTPLSHSQTSTLLLTAQAQSAFLKSKIPTSTVPKSAIGTPTSAKTSIPEVFASGPQVHFPIETPHILSANPSAGTFQSHVSRVHPTTVFSHQLNTCPQQSQPQTLMSPPKIKPNKMPCIQNGPLSNQVSDRMTSVSANNPVQSPVEQIFQEHCYLKTDSGVGVGVGATARSSGASSVKLDQEMPS; encoded by the exons ATGGCAGTTGTGAATGGAGACCATAAAAAAATCAGCAAAAAGGAGCGAACCAGTCACAGGTTTGACCTTGAACTTGTTTCACCAACTCAGGACTCTTTTAGTGAATTCTCATACCTTCAAATGGTGCGGGAAAGGAAGAAGGAGGTGAATAGTACAATGAGTGGGTGGAAAACACAG AAACTAAGCATCAGCTCAAGTTCATTATTGAATGACACTAGCTTTTCTGGTCTGTCAGGATTGAATGCCAGTGGCTCCAGTCAACAAATGGCATCGATTACAAGGAAGCTGGAGGAAAAATAT AGGTCCAAACCATCCAAGAAACGGAAACGTATCATTCATGACTCG GATTACATAGACCGAGGGTGTGGCTACGATCTGGATGATCCTTTTGTGGATGACTCTGAGTTT tatgaAGATTTTGTGCCAGATAACGTGGATACCAAGTTTGGTGGTTTCTACGTCAATACTGGGGAACTGGAATTTAAGGCAGCAGAAGACATTAA TGACATAGATTTTGTCGTGAAAAAGAAGCCAAAGATCACGAAACAGCCGAGTCACCAAACACCACAGGCCATATTAGCAAG CCAAAAACTAAAAAAAGCCAAGCAACATGCAGCTCTTCATAAAGCACCAAGTGGAACTAAGAAGTTGCTGTTCACAACAGCCACTTCTAGTCAAGTTTCCATCAAACCTCCCCCTCCAAAGAAACCTCGCAAGAAACTACATACCGAACCTGCTAAACAGGCACTCTCCAAGTATCCAGCTGTTCCGATCAGCATTGGGGAGAAATCTGTATCTGTTCTCATATTTCCTACTGCTGCAGAGGGCCCGATAACATCTTCAGATACCATTCAGGGTGTGCCAAGTATTTCTAGTCAGGTGAAGAAAGAGAAAATAGTGGAGAAGCCACCTCCTGTTTTACCCAGTAGCCTACCACAACCTGTACTGGACACTGTTACTAAACTGGCAATg AAAGTGATTGCTGATCAAGCAGAAGGGAAGGTGACCAACAGGCAACGAGAAGTATACAACGAGATACTTTTGAA GGTTGAATCCGCTTGTAAGAGTTTGCAGATGAAGACAAGGAAT GCGGTGTTTGAGTACCTAGCTCACAGACTTGGAGTGGCCAGGGGTACCCTCACCAAAAGGATGAAGCAACTAGCTAAGAAAAAAGAA gATGATGCTTTAGAGGGTCCAATCTTGAATCTTAAACAAG CTATTGAACTCAGCATGCCCAAGCAGTTAACCCTGTATGAGGAGGAGCTAAACAAAGCAAGGTCGGAGTCCACGTCTTCCTTAATAGATAAG AGTACCGAAGTGGATGAGGACACTCGAACTGACGATGTATTTGATGAGTCATCTCTACTACCAGTACCAGTCAGTCAGTTTTCAGGAGGGCAAGCATTTACAGGCCAAGTGCCAAGTAACCAGAGTGTGTCTGGGCAAGTGGAGGGGGTCACTACAAAGCAGAAGAGACTTCCCAGGAAGAAGTATCGTTGGGCAGAGAATGATGAAGTCAA gagacTTCTGAGTGAGGTGGTTAGAGTGAAAGTTCATAGTGAAGAAACATTTAGTCGTTTAAACAAGGAGAAAGGAGAGGATGTCATTAAT CAATTTTTAGAGGACAAGATTAGGCTGTTATGGCCAAAGGGATGGATGCAAAAAAG CATACTATACAAGATTACTGAGCCAATACATAAGAGCTACACGACTCCACT CCCAAAGAAGGGGATCCCTACCATAAGGAAAGAGAAACAGCCCTGTGCTACAGTCAAGAAGCAAGCCAGCCTTTCAGGCATTCCTCAGCAGCCAAAAAAAGTGTCCTATTCGCAATCTAGTCCATCTATGGATACATTATCGACAACTGCAAGCACTGTGTCTCCACGATTAATGGGTGTGGTGCAAAACATGCTTACTACGAATCATGATATCAATAGTGTTGAACGAATGATTTCTAATGCCTCCCAGGCAGTCGTGGAAAAACACCAACAAACACTAAGCCTATCCTCCTCTCAAACTGCTGCGAAAGCTATTGGATCTTTACCACAGACCATTATGTCTGGAGGGCAACTTGCTTCATACCCTGAAGCCACACGAATTATTGGAAAAAATCCTACTGTGTTCTCAATGTCCAATTTGAAGAGTGTAAAAACTGGTTCAAGCATTGTTCATCCGTTGATGGCTACTAAGCCTATTCCTGCAGTAATTTTAGCTCAACCAGTGGTGTCAATCACGAAAGTGTCCCAGGATCCCCCAAAAGTACCACCAGTCCAGACGGTGTCTGCACCAAGATTACAACATTTCAAAGTCAGTCAAATTGGAGCCTCTTCTAGTCTAACCCCTCTGTCTCACTCTCAAACCAGCACGCTGTTGCTCACAGCTCAAGCTCAAAGTGCTTTTTTGAAATCCAAAATTCCTACATCAACTGTTCCAAAATCTGCTATTGGCACACCGACCAGTGCTAAAACGTCAATTCCGGAAGTGTTTGCTTCAGGTCCACAAGTTCACTTCCCAATTGAGACACCACACATTCTGTCCGCAAACCCAAGTGCGGGCACATTTCAATCTCATGTCAGCAGAGTTCACCCAACTACTGTTTTTTCTCATCAACTCAATACATGCCCTCAGCAGAGCCAACCACAAACTCTAATGTCTCCACCAAAGATCAAGCCCAACAAAATGCCTTGTATTCAAAATGGTCCTTTATCGAACCAAGTAAGCGATCGTATGACTAGTGTATCTGCTAACAACCCAGTGCAATCTCCCGTGGAACAGATTTTCCAGGAACACTGCTATCTGAAGACCGATAGTGGTGTTGGTGTAGGTGTAGGTGCAACTGCAAGGTCCAGTGGTGCCTCTAGTGTGAAACTTGATCAAGAGATGCCCTCATGA